One Weissella ceti DNA window includes the following coding sequences:
- the pheS gene encoding phenylalanine--tRNA ligase subunit alpha, translated as MSLQEDLQALKAQALAEIEGTDAMKALNDVRVKWLGKKGPLTEVLRGMKDLTAEERPVVGALANEVRDALTETIAKAQTTLEAAALQRKLATETLDVTLPGKPVVQGQPHVLQQIIEELEDQFMGMGYQVMEGPEVEQDKYNFEMMNLPKDHPARDMQDTFYITENLLMRTQTSPVQARALETHDFAKGPLKMVSPGRVYRRDTDDATHSHQFHQFEGLVIDKHITMGDLKGTLLAVAHQLFGADHDIRLRPSYFPFTEPSVEVDVSWGPVTPDTKPEDIEWIEVLGAGMVHPNVLRMAGVDPEVYGGFAFGMGPDRFAMLKYGVEDIRNFYLNDVRFLTQFDQKG; from the coding sequence ATGAGTTTACAAGAAGACTTGCAAGCGCTAAAGGCACAAGCCTTGGCGGAAATTGAAGGAACAGACGCAATGAAGGCATTGAATGATGTCCGCGTTAAGTGGCTAGGTAAGAAGGGGCCACTAACAGAAGTATTGCGTGGTATGAAGGATCTAACAGCGGAAGAACGCCCGGTTGTAGGAGCTTTGGCTAACGAAGTGCGTGATGCATTGACAGAAACAATCGCAAAAGCACAAACAACGCTAGAAGCTGCGGCTTTGCAACGAAAGTTGGCTACTGAAACTTTGGATGTTACTTTGCCGGGTAAGCCAGTTGTCCAAGGGCAACCACACGTCTTGCAACAAATCATCGAAGAATTGGAAGACCAATTCATGGGGATGGGTTACCAAGTGATGGAAGGGCCTGAAGTTGAACAAGATAAGTACAACTTCGAAATGATGAACCTACCTAAGGATCACCCTGCACGTGATATGCAAGACACTTTCTACATCACTGAAAACTTGTTGATGCGTACACAAACATCACCAGTACAAGCACGTGCATTGGAAACACATGACTTTGCTAAGGGACCATTGAAGATGGTTTCTCCGGGTCGTGTTTACCGTCGTGACACTGACGATGCAACACACTCACACCAATTCCACCAATTTGAAGGACTTGTTATCGACAAACACATCACAATGGGTGACTTGAAGGGCACTTTGTTGGCAGTTGCGCACCAATTGTTTGGAGCAGACCACGACATCCGTTTACGTCCATCTTACTTCCCATTTACAGAACCTTCAGTTGAAGTTGACGTTTCATGGGGACCAGTAACACCAGATACTAAGCCAGAAGATATCGAATGGATTGAAGTACTTGGTGCTGGAATGGTACATCCAAATGTGTTACGTATGGCTGGTGTTGATCCAGAAGTATACGGTGGATTTGCCTTTGGTATGGGACCTGATCGTTTCGCAATGTTGAAGTACGGGGTGGAAGATATCCGTAACTTCTACTTGAACGACGTTCGTTTCCTAACGCAATTTGATCAAAAGGGGTAA
- a CDS encoding winged helix-turn-helix transcriptional regulator — translation MTDAKNPVVNEKLCTKFITTFDLLGRKWNGLIIKSLLNNGVMRFKDLAKMVEKCSDRVLVERLKELEAAGIINRLTYEDSALIEYSLTEKGEGMRHMMEEIHEWANEWQEESPVEA, via the coding sequence ATGACTGATGCAAAGAATCCCGTGGTAAACGAAAAACTGTGTACAAAGTTTATTACGACATTTGACCTACTAGGTCGCAAATGGAACGGGTTGATTATCAAATCATTGCTAAACAATGGTGTCATGCGCTTCAAGGATCTAGCTAAGATGGTCGAGAAGTGCTCTGACCGTGTCTTGGTTGAACGACTAAAGGAATTAGAAGCGGCCGGAATTATCAACCGTTTGACATATGAAGATTCAGCTTTGATTGAATACTCACTAACTGAAAAGGGTGAAGGGATGCGCCACATGATGGAAGAAATCCATGAATGGGCTAACGAATGGCAAGAAGAAAGCCCGGTTGAAGCCTAG